In Thermospira aquatica, the following proteins share a genomic window:
- the thiS gene encoding sulfur carrier protein ThiS: protein MRIKVNGEEREILSPLSLQEYLDSLGLSERRVVVEYNGEILSKEAWPNTTLKDGDRLEIVHFVGGG, encoded by the coding sequence GAGGATCAAAGTAAATGGAGAGGAGAGGGAAATTCTCTCTCCCCTCTCTCTTCAAGAGTACCTGGATTCTTTAGGGCTTTCGGAAAGAAGGGTGGTTGTTGAATACAATGGAGAAATTTTGTCAAAAGAAGCCTGGCCCAATACCACTCTCAAGGATGGTGACAGACTTGAAATTGTGCATTTTGTAGGAGGTGGATAG